GGGCGATCGACCGCTGCGATAGCGCGTCGTTGCTGGCGGCGCTTTCCGCCACGGTGCGCGGCCCGGGGACGTCGAACCTGCTGGATCTGCATTTTTTGGCTATCGGGCCGCGGTAAACTTGCTCTTGGCCCCCGGTCACCTATAAGTTTTGACAGGTGTTGACCCGGTTTTTTCGTTGGTCGCTGGTGCTTGGGTTCGCCGCCTCGGCACTGCTGGTGAATCGGCCCGACGGTGGCCACGCGGTGGCCGCCGCCAAGAAGGCGGCCAAGCACGCCGCCAGGCACCCGGCGCGCGTGCGCGGGAAGAAAGCCATCGTGGTGCGCGAACGCTATGTCGCGCCCATCAAGGGCGGCATGCCCAACGTGCAGGCCCGCTGTGCGATGGTGATTGACGGCGACAGCGGACGCGAGCTTTTCAGCCGCTCGCCCGATCATGAACGGCCCATCGCTTCGATCTCGAAGCTGGCGGCGACGCTGGTGGTGATGGACAAGGGGCTTGATCTCGACGGGCTGACCACCATCTCCAAGACCGACATCGACGTGGCCCGCGGCGGGGCCAAGTCGCGCCTTCTGGACGGCATGACGGTCTCGAACCGCGATCTGCTGCACGCGGCGTTGATGGGCTCGGACAACCGGGCGGTGCCGGCGCTGGGGCGGGCGGTGAAGCTGACGCCGTCCGAATTGACCGCCGGCATGAACGCCAAGGCCGCCGAGCTGGGACTCAAGCACACGCGCTTTCGCGATCCCACCGGCCTCTCCACTGACAATGTTTCAACGCCGCGCGAAACCATCGTCATGCTGCGCGCGGTGATGAACCACCCGGTGCTGGGGCCGATCACCCACCGGCTGGAATACGACGCGCATCCGGTGGGCCGGCCGCCGATCAAATACGTCAACACCTACAAGCCCGCCGTGCGCACCAACATTCAAGTGATGGGCGGCAAGACCGGCTACAACGACGACGCCCGGTACTGCCTGGTCATCGCCACCAGGATCGACGGGCATCCCTACTTCATGTCGTTTTTAGGGAACGAAGGAAAGCTGACCCGTTTTGGCGACGTGGCGCGGGTGGCCGACTGGGTGACGTTGCACAAACCCAAGGGCACGCCGGCGCCGCTGCCGGAGCCCACCGCGGGCGACGCCGTGGCGACCGAGAAGCTGCCGGTCGGTGTGGCCGCGCCCGTCGACGAGCCCGCCGCGCCTGTCGACGAGCCCGCCGCGCCGCCGGCCACCGCCGCGGTCGGCACGCAAACCGCGACCGCCAGCCCTCCGGCCAGCAGCGGCGTACACTGAACGCCGAGGCTTTTCGTGCTGACCATCGGCGACGCCAAGTTGACCATGCTCAACGGCGGGAACTTCCGCCTGGACGGTGGGGCCATGCACGGCGTGGTGCCGAAGACGCTGTGGTCGCGCCTGGTGTCGTGCGATGCCTCCAATCGCTGCGAATACACCACCCGTTGCCTGCTGATCGAAACCGCTGGCCAGCGCGTGCTGGTCGAGACCGGCAACGGCGACAAGTTCCCGGCCAAGCTGAAGGAGATCTACGGCATCGACCACGACCGTTCGATCGGCGACGCCCTGCACGAGGTGGGCGTCGAACCGGCGTCGATCGATTTTGTGGTGATGACCCATTTGCATTTCGACCACAGCGGCGGGACCACGCGCCGCACGGGCAGCGGCGGGCTGGCGCCGGTGTTCCCGCGCGCCCGCCACGTCGTGCAGGCGCGCGAGTGGCGCGACGCCACCCATCCGCACGAGCGCAACCGAGCCAGCTATCTGGCCGAGAACATCGGCCCGCTGGAGGAAGCCGGTCTTTTACAGCAAGTTGACGGGGAGGCGGAGATCGTCCCCGGCGTTCGCGTGGTGCCGACGCCCGGACACACCGCCGGGCATCAGTCGGTGTTGATCGGCGCCGCCGGCGGGCCGCAGGCGCTTTTTCTGGGCGACGTCGTCCCGACGGCGGTGCACACGCGGCTGCCCTGGGTGATGAGCTATGACCTCGATCCCGCCGGGACGGTCGAGACCAAGCGCCGCCTGTTCGAGCGCGCCATCAAGGAAGATTGGTTGCTGCTGTGGGGACACGACCGCGACCACCAGGGCGGCCGGATCGCCGTTGATAAAGACGGCAACCCGGTCGTGAGAGAATTCGTTACACTCTAGCCGTGGCCGGCACCAAACATCGCAGCGTCAAGAACGCCTTCGGCAAACGTCTGCAGCAGCTCCGCAAGGCGCGCGGCCTGACCCAGACCGAGCTCGGCAACAAAGTCGGCATCTCGTTCCGCATGATCGCCTATTACGAGGGCCAGACGAACTACCTGCCCACCCACGTGCTGCCGCAACTGGCTCGCGCCCTGGGCGTCAGCGTCGACGAGCTGACCGACACCGCCACCACGTCGGTCATCCCCGTCGACGTCGACGGTGTGGTCTGGCGCCGCTTCCTGCGCCTGCAAGATCTGCCGCCGAAAACCCAGGCGACGGCCCTGCAGCAACTGGACGCGCTCCTGGACAAGCTGGACAAGCCCCACAAGTCGCGCCGCTGACCGACGCAACTCAAATTTGAAAACGCCTCAGTCGTCGCTGACTGGAATGCGCGGCGATAGCACGGCGCGGGCCCGCGTTGCCGCGTCGGGGAAGGCTTCCAGATGGAAGTGGTCGTCGTGGTCGCTGTTGTCGTCGGCGGTGATCACCTCGCGCAGGATGCTGCTGGCGCGCAGGCGACAGGCCAGCTGGCGCAGCAGGCGGCCGGCCGGCGTGATGGGCGTGCCGACGCAGGCGTCGACCTCGGTGACGGTGTTCCACACGCCGACGCCGCGTTCGAAGTCGCGCCGCACATCGTAGGCGGTGCCGTCGCGCCCGACGAAGACGTGCACGTCGATGGCCAGACCGTGCGCGTGCTCCGACAGCCGCGTGCCGCCGCGACGGGTTCGATATTCATAGGTGCCCGAGTAAACCAGCGTGCGAATGCCGGCGGCGGCGAAGAGTGGCGCCACCTCGACCAGGGCGCGGCCGAGGGCGCAATCCATCAACGTGCCGTCGCTGGCGATCCGGCGCCGGTCGCGGCCGCGCGGCTGCAGGACGATCGAAGCGAGCGGCCCGCGCACCCGCACCGGCGTGCGAATGCCCTTCGTCGGCGGCCCTTCGGAAAAGTCGACGCGATCCGCGCGCAAGCCGTCCAGGCAGGCGCCATCGGAATCGATGAGCGCTGACGCTGGCGCTTGCGCGGCGATCGGCGGCGACGCGCGCGAACCGAACACCATCGACGCGAACCAGACAACGCCGATCGCAACCAGCGCGATGCAGGTGGCGGCCCGCATCGCGCCGCCTCAACCCTCGGCCGGCTTGGCGTCGACCTGCGGGACCGCCGCGGCGAACCGCCCTTCGAACTCCGACGGCGGCTTGGCCTGGCCCAGATCCAGCTCGAAGTCGGGACGCGCGCCGGCGCCCGCTTGCAGCTTGGCCAGAAGCTCGTCGATCTCCCGGCCGGCCAGGCCGCGTTCCAGCAGCGCCGCGCGCGACAGCGGCGTGGCGCCCGGGCGCGGGCCGATCTCCTCGGCGCTGCCGGTCACCAGCGCGCGGATCACGTCCAGCTCCATGCGGGAAAGGTGGCCACCACAGACGTCGTAGTCAATCCATGCCTCGTACGACAGCGGGGCCACACGCTTGAGCATGCCGGCCATCACCCGCCCGTACTCCTGAATTTCCCACTGCGCGTGCGCATCGACGCGCAGGCTGAGAAAGTGCAACAGGTTGTGCAGATCGATCTTCCAGTACCACTGGGTGTACGTCGACAGCGGCAAGTCGATGCGCGCCAGCTCGCGCGCGATCTGGTTGGCGGTCATCCATTCGTACGCCTGGCGGCTTTCGTCGCGCACGCTGTTCCAGCGCCGCACCGCCTCGGCCTGCAGCGCCGCCTCCAGCGCCTGCCCGCTGCGGCCCTGGTTGTTGGTGCGGCTCTGGGTCTGCAGCTGCGCCTCCCCCGGCGTGTAGAACAGCATCGGCATCAGGCTGTAGCGCCCCGAATATTCATTCACCGACGCCGTCCGGTGACGGATCCACTGCCGGGCGATGAACATCGGCATGCAGCAGTGGAATTTCAGCTCGACCATCTCGCTGGGCGTGGTGTGCTTGTGCCGGCGCAGATAGCGCAAAAGCCCGCGGGTCAGACTTTTCTTGCGGGTGCCGTGGCCATAGCTGACCCGCGCCGCGCGTTCGATGCACTCGTCGGTGCCCATGTAATCGACCAGCGAGACGAACCCGTGGTCGAGGACCGGGAAATAAAGGCCCAAAATCTCCTCGGCGGCGGGGCTGGTGGGACGCTTGGTCTCGAATGACACGGCCCGAACGTTATCATGAAAACTTGCACCGGCCGGGCACCCCGCTATCGTTCCGGCCATGAACGAGCGCTTCCCGACCGCAGTGTTGTTGCCGCTGCGTCTGCTCGTCGGCGTGATGCTGGTGATGTCGGGCTATTCCAAGTTCACCGCCGGCTGGCTGCACGGCGACGCCCTGCTAAAAACCCTGAACGCCTGGTCGGAAGGAGAGAAGACCTATCGCTTCTTCTTGCCGGTGATCGAGACCGCGCGCGCCCACCCGAAGATCTTCGGCACCCTGGTCACCGCCGGCGAGCTGGCCATCGGCGCGTCGATGGTGCTGGGGGTGCTGACCCGCCTGTTCGCGTTCTTGGGCATGGCGATGCTGTTCTCGTTCGCTCTCGGCGCCGGGCAAAACCTGTCGCCGCCGGGCAACGCCCTGTTGATGGGCGCCATCCTGTTCACGTTCGTCTTCGCCCCGCCCGGGCGGGTCCTGGGCGTCGATCAGGCGCTGCGCGCGCGTTTGCC
This portion of the Polyangia bacterium genome encodes:
- the thyX gene encoding FAD-dependent thymidylate synthase, with the protein product MSFETKRPTSPAAEEILGLYFPVLDHGFVSLVDYMGTDECIERAARVSYGHGTRKKSLTRGLLRYLRRHKHTTPSEMVELKFHCCMPMFIARQWIRHRTASVNEYSGRYSLMPMLFYTPGEAQLQTQSRTNNQGRSGQALEAALQAEAVRRWNSVRDESRQAYEWMTANQIARELARIDLPLSTYTQWYWKIDLHNLLHFLSLRVDAHAQWEIQEYGRVMAGMLKRVAPLSYEAWIDYDVCGGHLSRMELDVIRALVTGSAEEIGPRPGATPLSRAALLERGLAGREIDELLAKLQAGAGARPDFELDLGQAKPPSEFEGRFAAAVPQVDAKPAEG
- a CDS encoding extensin family protein, with translation MRAATCIALVAIGVVWFASMVFGSRASPPIAAQAPASALIDSDGACLDGLRADRVDFSEGPPTKGIRTPVRVRGPLASIVLQPRGRDRRRIASDGTLMDCALGRALVEVAPLFAAAGIRTLVYSGTYEYRTRRGGTRLSEHAHGLAIDVHVFVGRDGTAYDVRRDFERGVGVWNTVTEVDACVGTPITPAGRLLRQLACRLRASSILREVITADDNSDHDDHFHLEAFPDAATRARAVLSPRIPVSDD
- a CDS encoding serine hydrolase, with the translated sequence MLTRFFRWSLVLGFAASALLVNRPDGGHAVAAAKKAAKHAARHPARVRGKKAIVVRERYVAPIKGGMPNVQARCAMVIDGDSGRELFSRSPDHERPIASISKLAATLVVMDKGLDLDGLTTISKTDIDVARGGAKSRLLDGMTVSNRDLLHAALMGSDNRAVPALGRAVKLTPSELTAGMNAKAAELGLKHTRFRDPTGLSTDNVSTPRETIVMLRAVMNHPVLGPITHRLEYDAHPVGRPPIKYVNTYKPAVRTNIQVMGGKTGYNDDARYCLVIATRIDGHPYFMSFLGNEGKLTRFGDVARVADWVTLHKPKGTPAPLPEPTAGDAVATEKLPVGVAAPVDEPAAPVDEPAAPPATAAVGTQTATASPPASSGVH
- a CDS encoding MBL fold metallo-hydrolase, whose product is MLTIGDAKLTMLNGGNFRLDGGAMHGVVPKTLWSRLVSCDASNRCEYTTRCLLIETAGQRVLVETGNGDKFPAKLKEIYGIDHDRSIGDALHEVGVEPASIDFVVMTHLHFDHSGGTTRRTGSGGLAPVFPRARHVVQAREWRDATHPHERNRASYLAENIGPLEEAGLLQQVDGEAEIVPGVRVVPTPGHTAGHQSVLIGAAGGPQALFLGDVVPTAVHTRLPWVMSYDLDPAGTVETKRRLFERAIKEDWLLLWGHDRDHQGGRIAVDKDGNPVVREFVTL
- a CDS encoding helix-turn-helix transcriptional regulator, which produces MAGTKHRSVKNAFGKRLQQLRKARGLTQTELGNKVGISFRMIAYYEGQTNYLPTHVLPQLARALGVSVDELTDTATTSVIPVDVDGVVWRRFLRLQDLPPKTQATALQQLDALLDKLDKPHKSRR
- a CDS encoding DoxX family membrane protein — protein: MNERFPTAVLLPLRLLVGVMLVMSGYSKFTAGWLHGDALLKTLNAWSEGEKTYRFFLPVIETARAHPKIFGTLVTAGELAIGASMVLGVLTRLFAFLGMAMLFSFALGAGQNLSPPGNALLMGAILFTFVFAPPGRVLGVDQALRARLPRWMV